A stretch of Ipomoea triloba cultivar NCNSP0323 chromosome 11, ASM357664v1 DNA encodes these proteins:
- the LOC115997444 gene encoding 1-deoxy-D-xylulose 5-phosphate reductoisomerase, chloroplastic — protein MALNLLLPPEIKAISFLDTSKTKSLKPKGGFAIKRKDCGGKFANRIQCAAQPPPPAWPGRAVAEPNQKSWDGPKPISILGSTGSIGTQTLDIVAENPDKFRVVALAAGSNVALLADQVKTFRPKLVSVQHESLVEELKEALSGLEDKPEIIPGEQGIIEVARHPDAVTVVTGIVGCAGLKPTVAAIEAGIDIALANKETLIAGGPFVLPLAQKHKVKILPADSEHSAIFQCIQGLPEGALRRIILTASGGAFRDLPVEKLKDVKVADALKHPNWSMGKKITVDSATLFNKGLEVIEAHYLFGAEYDDIEIVIHPQSIIHSMIETKDSSVLAQLGWPDMRIPILYTMSWPDRIYCSEITWPRLDLCKLGSLTFKAPDKVKYPSMDLAYAAGRAGGTMTGVLSAANEKAVELFIDEKISYLDIFKVVELTCDKHQEELVSSPSLEEIVHYDLWARDYAASLQTSSGLSPALV, from the exons ATGGCTCTGAATTTGCTATTGCCTCCTGAAATCAAGGCCATCTCTTTCTTGGACACCTCCAAGACTAAATCTCTCAAGCCCAAAG GTGGGTTTGCCATCAAGAGAAAGGATTGTGGTGGGAAATTTGCAAATAGAATTCAGTGTGCTGCACAGCCACCCCCTCCTGCCTGGCCAGGAAGGGCTGTGGCTGAACCAAACCAAAAGAGTTGGGATGGTCCAAAGCCTATTTCAATTCTCGGGTCGACTGGTTCTATTGGAACTCAG ACGCTGGATATAGTTGCAGAGAATCCAGACAAATTTAGAGTTGTTGCACTTGCAGCTGGGTCAAATGTGGCTCTTCTTGCTGACCAG GTCAAAACATTCAGACCAAAGTTAGTTTCTGTTCAACATGAATCATTGGTTGAAGAACTCAAAGAAGCTTTGTCTGGTCTGGAAGACAAACCTGAAATTATTCCTGGAGAGCAGGGTATTATCGAG GTTGCCCGACATCCAGATGCTGTCACTGTTGTAACTGGAATAGTTGGCTGTGCAGGGCTTAAG CCTACAGTGGCTGCTATAGAAGCCGGGATAGACATTGCCTTGGCCAATAAAGAGACACTAATTGCTGGCGGTCCGTTTGTCCTTCCTCTTGCTCAAAAGCATAAAGTGAAGATTCTTCCCGCTGATTCAGAACATTCTGCCATATTCCAG TGTATTCAAGGCTTGCCAGAGGGTGCTCTCAGGCGTATTATTCTAACAGCTTCGGGAGGGGCTTTTAG AGATTTGCCCGTTGAAAAGCTGAAAGACGTGAAAGTAGCTGATGCTTTGAAGCATCCTAATTGGTCTATGGGAAAAAAGATTACTGTTGATTCTGCCACCCTATTCAATAAG GGTCTGGAAGTTATTGAAGCTCATTACCTTTTTGGGGCCGAGTATGATGACATTGAAATTGTGATTCATCCGCAATCCATCATACATTCCATGATCGAAACAAAG GATTCATCGGTTTTGGCACAATTGGGGTGGCCTGATATGCGTATTCCTATCCTTTACACAATGTCCTGGCCGGATAGAATTTATTGTTCTGAGATCACTTGGCCACGCCTCGATTTGTGCAA GCTTGGGTCGTTGACATTTAAGGCCCCTGACAAAGTAAAATACCCATCCATGGATCTCGCTTATGCTGCTGGGCGGGCAGGAGGGACCATGACGGGAGTTCTCAGTGCAGCAAATGAAAAAGCTGTTGAATTATTTATCGACGAGAA AATTAGCTACCTGGACATTTTCAAGGTTGTTGAGCTAACCTGTGATAAGCATCAAGAAGAGTTGGTTTCCTCGCCATCCCTGGAGGAAATCGTACATTATGATTTATGGGCTCGGGATTACGCTGCCAGTTTGCAAACCTCTAGCGGCTTGAGCCCAGCGCTCGTATAG